The Spirosoma sp. SC4-14 DNA window CCGAAGCAGCCGCAAACTGTTCTCTGAAGGCGTTGAGCATCCGCTGGCCCAAATCGTTGCCCGTTTGGATTTGTTTCTCGTAGCCGTTCCAGCCATCGTTGGTGTTGATGAAATCGCCGTAATACACCACTTTGTGGCACGGTATCGATTGCGTAATCTGCTGAGTGTGTTGTAGTAAGTGCTGATAGACTTCAACAGCCCGTTCGTTGCCTACGGTGCGGGCAATACGGGTTTTAACCTGACCAGCTATGGGGTTTTTAACGAAGATAATGAGATGATTTTCGGCCATAAGAGGGTTTGGTGGTAACTTGCAGGCGAATTAGTACTAAAAACCATGAGCAAACAAATTGTTTATACCGATCAGGCTCCCGCCCCTATCGGTCCATATAGCCAGGCCGTGAGTGTTCCAGCAGGCGCAGGCATGTTGTTCGTTTCGGGGCAGGTTGCCATTGAGCTGGCTCCTCAGGGCGATATTCGGGCCGAAACCCAGAAAGTAATGGAAAACATCGGCGCTATTCTGACAGCCGCCGGTATGGATTATAGCAATATTGTGAAGTCGAGCATTTTTGTGAAAGACATGAACAACTTTGCCGCTATCAATGAAGTGTATGGGCAATTTTTTACCAGCGATCCGCCAGCCCGCGAAACCGTAGAAGTGGCGCGTCTGCCTAAAGATGTAAACGTCGAAATTTCGGTGATAGCGGTTATCTGAACCGGGATTTAGTTGATTAACCTGATAAATCTGATTTGACTAAATGTTAAAGTCAATCGGCAGTCCAGATACTAAAAAATCCTGTAAATCATTTGAATCCTGTGAATCCTGGTTCAGACATACGCGTTCGTTTCGCGCCCAGCCCTACCGGGCCGCTACATATTGGCGGGGTGCGTACAGCGCTTTATAATTACCTGTTTGCCCGAAAAATGGGCGGAAAAATGCTCCTGCGTATTGAAGATACCGACCAGAATCGGTTTGTGCCGGGAGCCGAAGAGTATATTCTGGAATCGCTGCGCTGGGTCGGTATCGAAATAGACGAAGGCCAGGGCGTTGGTGGGCCGCATGGTCCATACCGGCAATCGGAACGTAAGGAAATTTACCAGAAAGAAGCTCAGCGCCTGATCGATGAAGGCAAAGCTTATTATGCGTTCGACACGGC harbors:
- a CDS encoding Rid family detoxifying hydrolase — protein: MSKQIVYTDQAPAPIGPYSQAVSVPAGAGMLFVSGQVAIELAPQGDIRAETQKVMENIGAILTAAGMDYSNIVKSSIFVKDMNNFAAINEVYGQFFTSDPPARETVEVARLPKDVNVEISVIAVI